tagttaataaaaattGGCTGTAAACATGTATATGGGtaaaatctggaatattcattaacctgggaggtaatgtgtccaatcctctGGGATTgatagaactttcttatatgatgaataagattttcattaatcttCCTCATATTTGACTTCGGTGTCcagtggaggcctgaggctgggttgccTTAAGGGAATTGTGTTGCTGaattctgggtaaccagtgaggtattatagaagctgttttgtgctggtttggtaaatctaagtattggactATTCACCAGCTCTGGGGattgccccattctttgcagttcaccttaatTGAGTGACTTCAGGGTGGCTTCCTGGGACCCCAGTCACGGTGACTAACAGTTGTTGTttgttccctcctcctccccccacactcagCTAAAGAAGCACGTGCAGTAAAGTgccttgttttggtagggttctgttgttgtttttcaatagATATATCTGTTGCTATGTACTTTGATAAGACCAGGTGAAAGAAATGCACATTGCACTGGAAGTCAAAAGCAGTGAAGTTTGTGATGGTCATTTTTTGGGTGATTTCATTCCATAGGCTTGGACCAGCCCCAGAGAAGGTTCTCTCTCCCGCACAGACGAGCTTTATTCTTATTGTGTTTGGGTTGAATGCTGCATTCATCTTCCCCCATCATCTCCTATTTGTACACTATGAGAGATTATCTAGTGAatccaagattttttttccttcttctgttaATATAAACCTAGCGACTTAATAGCATTTGTATTTCATGTCACATATAAAAAGGACAATCTGTATATTTCAATTAAGTTCCTTCAGTAAGAGGCTCTCTTAACTGCTTTGTATGTTTATTCTTATTGACAATTTCCATTCTCAGGTGCTGTAATGATAGTGGAGAATCAGTTAGACACAATGGTAAACAGTAActataattaaaatgtttcatgcaCTTTTTGTGATATTACCAACAGATATACAAGATGTTTGAACTCTAGCAACAATGTTAATTTAAGTCATAAATAAAATGCATATGCactaaaattaaaacaagtgTGTTTCCAAATTATAGATGAAAAGTATGGACATACATTGCACAGGCAATTAGACACAACGCTTTGTTTCTATTTTTCCCAAAATCTTTAGAGGAAATGTTTGATCACAAATATAGTGCAGCTCAGTTACCTGGAAATAAGTTATAGAAGTTAACCTAACAAGAAGGATATCAATAAGCATGGCTGGGGATAGTAACGGAAGAACCCAGTCTTACTTAGCATTTTTGTTTTTGGCTGAGCATGAGTACTTCTATCTATTCATatctccttttatttcttcttcaagtggtgtGAGAAATTATTCTATATCttactttaaatattttgattgtcTCAAACTCTGTTAAAAGATGAGTGTTTGGGTTGAACACTGCATTCAACTTCCCCCATGATCTGCTATCTGTGCACTATGAGAGAGCGTCTAGTGAAGATAgcttttcttctgctgctgctgataTACACCCACCCATTAGCGATGTGCACCACCCGCCATTTTTGAGTATTGGTAAACAGGCCTCCATTTTATCTGAAATAATTTCTAGTCAGTTATTTTTGTCCAAAAACATAATCTTCCTACCAAATACCAAGAAGCAGATTATGCTTCTTTACCATACTGAATATGCATTAAGATAGGGTAAAATTTTCTTCTGTGAGCTACACTGCTGCTCGCTTACACACAGGGCAAATCATAACTACATATTCTGAGTGCAACCCATGTATGGGAACTCCCATTGTCAACAGAAGAGACTAAGTGTACAATATGTATTACAGATACATACTATGGATATGAGACCCACACTGTACTTCTGAGAGAAACTATACTATTTAGATAACTATTGTTTTCAATGCTTCCTCCATGCCCCATCTGTAGTTTTAATCTAATGTGACCTAGGCCTGAATAGTTTCAATCTGAAAATTAAGCAGCTAGATCAAAGAATgaattcttttcccttttccccagaaCTCAGACTTCTGTCATAACAATGGAATTGGTGGACATGATTTACCTGTGGAAAAGAGTGTTAAGAATAGCTAAGGCACTGAACATAATGAAAAGTGATCTAGAATTCTGAGAGGCCATATTGCCACTAAGCTAAGGAGGAACATGACACACACACTGCACTTTAGTTTTGAGAACCAGAATTTCAAGGGGTTTTGAAACTGCACTGAAGGTTTTTATGTATATAAGCCAAGATTGTTTGGGTTAAAAAGACAATTTAGAAGCAACtttgggaaggaaaaggaaaacctGGGATGTTTTctatgaacagaaaaaaatatccttAAAGGGATGATGGGCATCTCCTTTCCTTTGCACTCCAAGTGAGAATTTCAGTGGCTGAAAAGCATCCTCAGCCTCCAGCTATGGAGTCACTCCAAACTAACATCATATTCTAAATTGCCCTTTTCTGCCCGCCAAACTCAGAATTGGACCTTGCTCTTGATCTACTTTTCCAGAGAAACTAGTGATATGCTGGTTGTTTAGACAGGAGCCATCTCTCAGCTCAAGGTTGATACCTCCCATCAGCCATCTGTCATATGaccataaaaaacaacaacacaacagCTTCTTCCTCCTCTTAGTTTTTGTCTGTCTTTGATTAGTGAAATTCACTAAATAAAAACTAAAACCTATGTGAGTAAGCTGAGGATGTTTCATTGCAGTTCAGTTCAGCTTTCCATCATTTAAGGGTTAAGAAAAACTGAATTATTTGGATTTGGACTGGGCCAGATCATTATCTCGTTTAAATCAGCATTGATCAATAGAAGTCAATAGAACAAAGCAGAACATTAGAGGATGGGTGGTTATCACGGAGTTAAACCTCAGCCCATGAGAAAGAACCTTGAAGTTTAGCACTGGCAGTAGTTTAGTACTAGCAATAGGGTGCACCAAGTAATAGCCAGTTAATCTATAAACCGAAAGAATACTCTGAGAAATGTCTCACTGAGTAGCAAATGCATTTAGGAaagtttttctccctcttcacAGACTCCTGACGCTGCATCTGCTTTCCCCAAGTGAAATATTTATAGATGTGCTACAGCTTGTGCTCACTGTGGCCAGTATTATAGAAATTCATTTGAGGCAAAGGCAAGATCATTTCTTGCCTGGTGTAAAATGCATCTTCACTCCACTGGTATCGGAATGCAACCTACAATTCAACAGCTGAACACAAAGTGAAAAAGTCATGTTGAATTAATTTGGCTTTCATGTAGACTTCGTGCACTTCTATCTCAATTTGGTATTAGCATTTAAGGGCATTTTTAAGGGCATTTTACTTTAGTGTACATGTATATAATGTGAATCTATATTAAAATTGCAAATACTTGCAGTCATTTTAGACCCAGCAATTGGGAAACAAATGTCTTCAATCACAAAATTTATTCTCAGTGTATTTTCAACTTCCTGAATTTTCATAAATTCAAAAGCTTTACATATTTTAGCTATTTTAATTCTATTAGTTATTATAAATCTAAGCATACATGAATTTGCAAAACTGGAGGAAGAATTAGGCAGCTGTATAATACCctggttcttttcttttattattggCAAAATTAAAGGAATCTCTGAGGCTCACAAATGATTTTTGTGCAAAAGATTAGAAATGTGCTGGATATTTGCATCGTCTGCAGCATAAGGAGTGAACTATATAGTCATAGATAATGTACTTTGTAAAAAGATTGAAAAGAGATTTGTGCATGAAACTTTCCAAATCCATTTTACAGCTGCTATTTTGCACAGCCCACATTCtatcaaaataaaacacaaactcGTGTTTCAAGGATCCTGAAAATGCATCTCCTACACTCTACAGTATATTGTTTAGTTGATATAGACAACCCCTAGTAAAATCTGTAACTCAGTGGAGATATCTGCCAATTGAACAGACACAGATGATGCACATAAGATTCATACAGAAGTGCACTAACAATAAGCTTTTGCATATAAAACCATCCCTTAAGAAGAGATTGTGCTTGAAACTCTTTTATAGCtacagtatttttgtttgttatgtTTAAGAGGCACTGCATAAATATGAAGTTAGTCACCTAATGCACTTAATATTTCTCAGTTGAGGACTATTGCAGCTTTACTCTATGTCTAGGTGCTGATTATACTTTGGTTTGCTTTACAGTAGTAACATTGCACTGGCAACACAGGTGATACTAAGAGGAAAGCTGGAGACACTGCCAACTGGAGGATCGAAACAAATAGTTCACTCTTTTACTTCTTTTCGTGCTTCTTGGTTAATTCCCCTCTTTCTAACTGCAGACTCACACTGCTGTTTACTTTCTTCTCCTGTTGTTGGCTCTCCTGAGAGACTTGCTGAACTGCCTGCAGGATGGCAGTTTGCACAATCTGTTTGCTGGCATTCTGTAACGCAACTTCTTCTTGTTCATTTCCAGATTTCtcacctacaaaaaaaaaaagtttgaaaaaaaggaATTTAAGACACCTGCTATAACAGGAGGTGATCTAGAAAGGTGGATCTATCTACAACATTATCAGAGTCAACACAGCCTTCAGCAAGAATGAAGAGGGATGGCTTGTTCCTGCATAGATTCACCACCTGAATGGAGGAGGGGGTGTGCATCAGATAGAAGTGCTACTGAGATGTGGAATGGCCACATGTTCACTTGGTAGGTTGGAGAGCAGAGGAGCCTTCCACCAACCCTCTTGGGCAACAATTTACCTGGGCTATGCGCTTGGATGAGGATTTAGACTTAGCATATCTGACACCTTCTCCTTTACTGCTATATAAAGAAAGACTGTGCTTCTAACAGTttatttatctttaataaaaaaactcccaccaaacccaattcccactgacatcagtgtcaacatttccattgtcttcagaaaTTGAATTATTTTAAGGTGTAAATTGATTAATCTTTAACAAACTATACCTGCGAATATATTTGCATTAAAAAGTTACTTACCTGCTCTGTAAGTGCTGCTCGTGAGGGcacagatgtgtattccactttGGTGTGTTTGTGCCTAGTGCACCAAGCGTTGgagactttttttcccctgcaggagTATCTGTCACTGTCGGGACAGCATATACACCCTGGGTCTCCTCGTGGCCCCTTCCGAGGCTATGTAAGGGTGGTGTTACCCTAATCCCCCCACCTCAGTTCCTTTGGACCAGAGAGATAGACAAAGACTCCAGGGAAcaaggggtggagggtgggtcatggaatacacatctgcatccaCATctaaaagaacaacagttacagaacaggcaaggaattattttttcttcaaatgtttGCAGATGTTCATTCCACTTACGTGACTCACCTCCAGTATATGCTTGGATCTAGTTAAACAATGACTATAATATTAATTTGCCAAAATTTTCATCTGGTCTGGATGCAGTTATGATGGCATAGTGATGCATGAATGTATATAGTGAGGACCAAATGGTAGTCCTACAAATGTCCAATATAGGAACATCCCTCAGGAAAGCGACTGATGAAGGTGGAGTCCCTGTGGAATGGGCTGAGAGTCTTGGAAGAGGAGTGTCAGCTATCCAATATGCTGTCGTGATCCAGGAGGTGATCTATCTTGAAATCGTCTGCATTGAGACTACTTGCCCTTTCATACAATTTGGATAGGACACAAAAAGACAAGGTGATTGGACTCTCTCATTTCACTCCTGAGCCCTACCTTGTTCCTGATTTCTGCCTTCCTGTCCTATTCCTGGTTCCTGTCTTATTCCAGATCCCTACTTCTCTGCCCCACCTCTGGCTactgactttggctctgacccttggcttgattCCTGAcaccagctctgacccttggtttGACCTTTGGCTCTGACCCACACCTCTGATTCCTGGCTCCTGACTCCTGCAGCGACAATTAGGCCTGACCACCACTGGTCTGACCACCTGCATCCCAGCCTATGACACCAACCTGTTCAGGTTGTGTCTGGGTGATAGACAGATTTCAACCATGAGGCTATGTGTCCCAGCAATCTCAGGCAAGTCCGAACTGTGGTGGACAGAAGAGATCTGAGGGACTTGCACAATTCGTGAGTCATTTAAAACCTGTGAGGAAGAAAAGTAGTCAAATTCACAGAATTGAGTAGGGCCCCAATGAACTTAAGCCTCTGAGTTGGAATTAATAGTGACTTTTTCCTTGTTCAGAAGGAGTCTCAGATGACTGAAAAAGCAGAGATTAACCTGAAGTGGCCCCAAACCTGATCCTGTGAAGAACCTTGTACCAGCCAATCACCCAGTTAAGGGAAGATGTGGATATCGTTCTTCCTTAAGAAGACCGCCACTACCATCGAACATTTTGTGAATACACAAGAAACCGAAGACGGGCCAAATGGAATTACCATGGCCTGGCAATGgcggttccccccacccctcaccagaAAGCTGAGGAATCTCCAGTGATTGGGCAATATCACCACtgggaaaatatgtattttaaatatcaaaagtAGCAAACCAATTGTTGATATCTAGGGAGGGGAGTATAAAAGCTGGGGTAATCATGTGGTATCTCAGTTGCTTGATGAATTTGTTGAGAACCTGAAGGTCCAAAATAGGTCTCAGTCCTCCCTTGAACTTGGGGATAAGGAAATAATGGAAATAGAAGCCCTGTCCTTGAAACTGCAAGGGAACTTTCTCTATAGCCCTTAGAATGAGTGGAATCTGAACTTCTTGAAGGAGCACAGACTTGTGAGATTGGTCCCTGAAAGGGGACGGGGAAAGGGGGACAAATAAGAACTGGATCAAATATCCCAGTCCCACTGTACTTAGGATCCACGTGTCTAAGATTATTGTCTTCCAAGTGAGAAAGTGAGGAAAATCTGTCCcaaatcggggtgggggggggaagggggggaagggatgggtaGTTAACTAGTGGTTGCATTGCTGGTCTTGAAGAATTCGTGAAAAAAGTTGTTTCCCTACAGCAGGTTGAGGGCAATATGATTGGTTAGACTGGAACTGGATGCTCTCCTCTTCTGAGGCTTCTGTCTCTTCCTAGGAGAGTCCTATTGCCTTGGGAGATAAAAGGGTTGCCTCTGATATTATTGAGAGTATTATTGAGGAGGCTTATATTGGCATTTCTTGGTGGCCAGTTATAGGACATACaccgcctcccacccccagaatGTGTGAGTCTTAAAAGAGTGCAATACCTCATTCGTGTTGTCTGAAAACAAATATCGACAGTCAAAACATAAGTCCTCAACAGACTGCTGAATGTCCAGCACTATCCAGAATTTACATAACCTTTCTCGTTATAATTGCAGAGGCCACAAACCTGGAGGAAGCATCTGCAATGTCTAGAGGAGACAAGAGTGAAGTCTTTGCCATCATTAAGAAGGCCCTGAACTCTTCCTTTGTATTGTCCAGCAATTTGTCTGGGAACTTTGACATCACCTCCTAATTAAGGAGGGCTTGCTGGTTTACTATCCTCATCTGGAGTGAGGCAGTAGTATAAATCTCTCCTCCTAATGCATCTAGTCTCTTAGACTCTTTATTTGGAGAGAGGGGTCAATTGCAATGTCCCCTGCGGCAATCTCTCATTAACAACTGTGACAACTAGGGAGTTTGGGAGTAAAAACACTAGAACCCCTAAGAAGGGACGTTGCTGACAGAGTTAGAGATGCCGATGTGAGTCACAAGGTTTTCTCCAGCTGCAGAAGGGCATCATTAATCAGGAAACTATCCTACTACCCCAGTGTAGATGCTTGGAGGATATCCAATAACTTGTGGGTATTTTCCTATACCAGTTTAGGTTCAATGCCCAGGGCTGTAGCCATTCTCTTAAGTAAGTCTTGGTAGAATTGAAAATCCTTTGGGACTGGAGAAGAGGAAATCAGTACCACTGAGTCATTCAGAGAGGGCAAAGCCAGAATTGCGGGGGTCAATGTTTCCTCTTGAGGCAAAGATTTATCATCTGGCAAGGACTCTCCCACAAGAAGCCGTTCAGGAGGACGGGTATCCTCCTGTATCTGCATTAAAGGGGGCTCTGGAGGCTGGTCTGCCTCACAACTGGACAGAAGGGGGAATCTATCCTTGGACAAGCGCTGAGGTCCTGACCTGAGGGAGAGAGATCCACCCTATCAGTCCCCTGAAGGCCCTTGTGGGAAGGGCTATGGCACAGTAGGCCAGTACATATTGGGCCAGGATGGTCTGCTCTTGCTATAAGAGTGGCTGTGCTCTCAGTACCAATTTTTGTCCCCTACCTGATGCTTGGATGCTTTGCCTGACCCCTTTCATTGAGATTGAGATGAACAAGAGCTGGACTCTGACTCAAAATTTGATGAATTCTCAGGGCATTGGTGGAGCCCATCCCAGTGGGACCACTGGATATCCCAATTTGTATATTGACCAATGAAGGGGAGGTACCATCAGTAACTGTGGTGGAACCTGAGTTGTTACTGGAAGGGTGTCCTGAGATGGCTATATGAATGGGTCCAGGACCAGAAAGGAGCATACTGCTGGTACTGATGAGCCTGATGGAGCCAGCCCCCACTCCAAAAAGCAACGAGGTACCAAACAAGTAAGCAAATGCATATCAAGGTCAGAAGTGTAGCAGGCACTGAAGACAGAAGGTGCAATTGTACCAGCCCCACAGGCACAAAGACCATGGACAGTGCCTGTTTCTTCATCAGTATTGGGGCCATAAGCATTTGTAAACTAGGCCCTGAAATCAAAGGATGTGCTGGACATAGAATCACTGTGGGTACCAGTGTAGGGCTGACCTCTTGTGTAAACAGAGATGCAGGCACAGAGAGACATAGCAGATCTACTCCTGCCATAAAGGATTGCAGGACAAAAGGTACTGAAAGGGATGGCACTGCCACAGTGTTCCTAGGTACCGAATTCAACAGCTGTCTCTCGGATGGTTCTGGAGTCAACAGTATAGTACCAGGATCCTCCCACTTCACTACCGGGGAGACACAAGTTGATGGCCCAGCTCTACCCTGGGTTCCTGGGTCTTGATGTCGCTTAGTGGCTGTTATAGATGAAGAGGATGATGAACCTCTCTTCAAGGTCTGCTGACTCTGATCTATTTTATGGGTCCTCTTATTGGGAACCCCAGGAGAAGGTGAACGACCCCTTTCCCTTCTCAGGGGAGAATCAGAGTCTAGGGGTCTGTCCAGAATTACTGCAGAGGTAGAGGATGGCTGGCCAAATGATCTGATGATGGCCCTGGTTCTGAGGCACGCCTCATAGTTAGGTCCCTACCAAATtgacagccatgaaaaatgtgtcatggacctgtgaaatctggtcccccactgtgaaatctggtcttttgtgtggttttatgctatactatacagatttcatggggggagacaagcgtttctcaaactgggggtcctgtgTCAAAAGGGAGTTCCaggagggggtcacaaggttattttagggggacaGTCATGGTCAGTGTTCCCTCCAATTTTCCCCACATATgggcagaatgaattttgttttgtgcaccaatatggaggtgatgtgtcacatccaag
The window above is part of the Chelonia mydas isolate rCheMyd1 chromosome 2, rCheMyd1.pri.v2, whole genome shotgun sequence genome. Proteins encoded here:
- the AKAIN1 gene encoding A-kinase anchor protein inhibitor 1, with the translated sequence MVFAPGEKSGNEQEEVALQNASKQIVQTAILQAVQQVSQESQQQEKKVNSSVSLQLERGELTKKHEKK